Proteins encoded in a region of the Thunnus thynnus chromosome 8, fThuThy2.1, whole genome shotgun sequence genome:
- the polr2h gene encoding DNA-directed RNA polymerases I, II, and III subunit RPABC3, with the protein MAGILFEDIFDVKDIDPDGKKFDRVSRLHCESESFKMDLILDVNIQIYPVDLGDKFRLVIASTLYEDGTPDDGEYNPQDDRPSRADQFDYVMYGKVYKIEGDETSTEAATRLSAYVSYGGLLMRLQGDANNLHGFEVDSRVYLLMKKLAF; encoded by the exons ATGGCTGGAATTCTGTTTGAAGATATCTTTGATGTAAAAGACATCGATCCAGATGGCAAGAAGTTTGACAGAG TGTCTCGTCTACATTGTGAAAGTGAGTCTTTCAAGATGGACCTCATCTTAGATGTGAACATTCAGATCTATCCTGTGGATCTCG GCGACAAGTTCAGACTGGTCATTGCCAGCACGTTATATGAAGATGGAACACCAGATGACGGGGAGTACAATCCTCAGGATGACAGGCCGTCCAG AGCGGACCAATTTGACTATGTGATGTACGGGAAGGTTTACAAGATTGAGGGTGATGAGACTTCAACAGAAGCAGCCACACGCCT CTCTGCCTATGTGTCTTATGGTGGCCTCCTCATGAGGCTGCAGGGAGATGCCAACAACCTTCACGGCTTTGAGGTGGACTCCAGGGTTTACCTCCTCATGAAGAAACTGGCCTTCTAA